In Xenorhabdus nematophila ATCC 19061, one DNA window encodes the following:
- a CDS encoding pyridoxal phosphate-dependent decarboxylase family protein: protein MAKSLHTNLNVNALFLGPKSENAVFFREMMDYAVSEHIHWRSGFHPGDAALITSMDRHEHDYRETLYRTEGILNQLSAKLKNTSIPFFSPRYLGHINSDTLMVSNLAYVMAMMYNPNNCAYEASPTTTELELESGLDLCRMFGYNPQKAWGHITSGGTVANYEGLWVARNLKTLPFAISQHPDTKDLVSDKTDQQLKNMPTAEILDLISKLQERGIFDEIRDITCRGTGVKPEILGKLLVPQSKHYSWMKAADIFGIGQENIIPLPVNENYQTDVDHMRKITLDLIEKGESILAMIAVVGTTEVGAIDRIDEAVALRKECEERYGKSFYIHVDAAYAGYACAMLLNEQGEFVEYNDLANYHRSMGIMPENISWPKLEVYQSFKALKEVDSITVDPHKVGFIQYSAGAICMKDKRILSLISSRAAYVFQENDPFEENNFGTNTEINNRKMLGSSIMEGSKAGATAAALWAAHRLLPLNVSGYGKVIAAGIVTAQKLLNKLANMPSIEVGKHRFKAHIMSSPDFHMINFTFKEIGNDNLANHNVLNKRLYELCSYAVGRAYTNDFLTSSTILDYKEYGNTPWYYAEKCGFSRSEWEKVRCIYVLRAAVMTYCLRDEENFEEYWQQLQVTFIKKLNQLVDQEAKKFRLASNLYEPFIG from the coding sequence ATGGCTAAGTCACTTCATACGAATTTGAATGTCAATGCACTATTTTTAGGTCCAAAGTCAGAGAATGCCGTTTTTTTCAGAGAAATGATGGATTATGCCGTCAGTGAACACATACATTGGCGTTCAGGGTTTCATCCGGGAGATGCTGCTTTAATTACATCCATGGATCGCCATGAACATGACTATAGAGAAACACTGTATCGAACAGAAGGAATATTGAATCAACTATCAGCAAAACTAAAAAATACGTCTATTCCTTTCTTTTCTCCTCGTTACCTTGGTCATATCAACAGTGATACCTTAATGGTTTCTAATCTTGCCTACGTTATGGCCATGATGTACAACCCGAATAACTGTGCTTATGAAGCATCACCTACGACAACAGAGCTGGAACTTGAATCTGGGTTAGATCTCTGTCGCATGTTTGGTTATAACCCTCAAAAAGCATGGGGACATATTACTTCCGGCGGAACTGTAGCTAATTATGAAGGATTATGGGTTGCCAGAAATTTAAAAACTTTGCCTTTTGCAATATCTCAACATCCTGACACAAAAGATCTGGTCAGTGATAAAACAGATCAGCAATTGAAGAATATGCCAACGGCTGAAATCCTGGATTTAATCAGTAAACTACAAGAACGCGGCATTTTTGATGAAATACGCGATATCACATGCCGTGGTACTGGGGTGAAGCCAGAAATTTTAGGTAAGTTACTGGTTCCGCAATCCAAACATTATTCTTGGATGAAAGCAGCTGATATCTTTGGTATTGGCCAGGAAAACATTATTCCACTGCCAGTTAATGAAAACTATCAAACTGACGTTGATCATATGCGGAAAATTACCCTCGATTTAATTGAAAAAGGTGAATCCATTTTAGCTATGATTGCTGTAGTAGGAACGACAGAAGTCGGAGCGATTGATCGAATTGATGAAGCCGTTGCATTAAGAAAAGAGTGCGAAGAGCGTTACGGAAAATCATTCTATATTCATGTCGATGCGGCTTATGCAGGATACGCTTGTGCAATGCTTCTTAACGAGCAGGGGGAATTTGTAGAATACAATGATTTAGCGAACTATCATCGTTCAATGGGAATTATGCCGGAAAATATCAGCTGGCCTAAACTTGAGGTTTATCAAAGTTTCAAAGCGTTGAAAGAAGTTGATTCTATTACTGTTGACCCGCATAAAGTTGGCTTTATTCAATATTCTGCAGGTGCTATCTGCATGAAAGATAAACGCATTCTAAGTTTAATCTCTTCTCGCGCTGCTTATGTTTTCCAAGAAAATGATCCTTTTGAAGAAAATAATTTTGGAACGAATACTGAGATCAATAATCGTAAAATGCTGGGTTCATCTATCATGGAAGGGTCAAAAGCAGGAGCAACAGCGGCGGCGCTTTGGGCTGCTCATCGTTTATTACCATTAAATGTAAGTGGATATGGAAAAGTGATTGCTGCCGGTATCGTGACTGCACAAAAATTGTTGAATAAACTCGCTAATATGCCGTCAATAGAAGTAGGTAAACATCGGTTTAAAGCACATATTATGTCATCACCTGACTTTCATATGATCAACTTTACTTTCAAAGAAATTGGTAACGACAATCTGGCTAACCATAATGTCCTCAATAAACGGCTTTATGAACTTTGTTCATACGCTGTTGGGCGTGCTTATACCAACGATTTTCTTACATCCTCAACCATATTAGATTACAAAGAGTATGGTAATACTCCATGGTATTATGCCGAAAAATGTGGTTTTAGCCGCAGTGAATGGGAAAAAGTCCGTTGCATTTATGTATTACGTGCAGCAGTCATGACGTATTGTTTGCGTGATGAAGAAAATTTTGAAGAATACTGGCAGCAGCTTCAGGTGACCTTTATCAAGAAACTAAATCAATTAGTTGACCAAGAGGCGAAAAAATTTCGCCTGGCATCGAACCTTTATGAACCATTCATTGGTTAA
- a CDS encoding TauD/TfdA dioxygenase family protein: MSFTISSINKNFGAYVTCPKISKLSSEEHQTIKQYLSKYGLLVFNNQKMDDDALVDFALRIGSGRIEEPARKISLSDNRKYIAYLTNLCDSNGKPLGFAGSDTDFWHSDQEFRVNPASVSILYGEVIRFSGGNTSFASTNVTNLQFSTDELSILNKLNSTRQPATTHDNVPHFTVAHPVIIENMQTKQCYVYVSENTIDFFENDNLLPNSKTLKKNILGKILSPENIFSHQWNEGDLLLYDNSQLLHRRESFTGDRFIKGLKIYPDTSYQPEIPGWIVGGV; the protein is encoded by the coding sequence ATGTCATTTACAATAAGTTCTATCAATAAAAATTTTGGTGCTTATGTAACGTGCCCAAAAATTTCTAAATTATCATCGGAAGAACACCAAACGATAAAGCAATATTTATCTAAGTATGGTCTTCTTGTTTTTAACAATCAAAAAATGGATGATGATGCATTAGTGGATTTCGCTTTACGTATAGGAAGTGGAAGAATAGAAGAACCCGCCAGAAAAATTTCTTTATCAGATAACCGGAAATACATCGCTTATTTGACGAACCTTTGTGACAGTAATGGGAAACCATTAGGATTTGCGGGTAGTGATACTGATTTTTGGCACTCAGATCAAGAATTTAGGGTTAATCCAGCTTCCGTAAGCATATTATATGGAGAAGTAATCAGATTTAGTGGTGGTAATACATCTTTTGCTTCAACGAACGTCACTAATCTTCAATTTTCTACAGATGAGTTATCTATTTTGAATAAACTCAATTCAACACGCCAACCCGCCACTACGCATGATAATGTTCCTCATTTTACGGTGGCCCATCCTGTCATAATTGAAAATATGCAGACAAAACAATGCTATGTTTATGTCAGTGAAAATACTATCGATTTTTTTGAAAATGATAACTTATTACCAAACTCCAAAACACTTAAGAAAAATATTTTAGGAAAAATTTTGTCGCCAGAAAATATTTTTTCACATCAATGGAATGAAGGTGATTTGTTGCTGTATGACAACAGCCAACTTTTACATCGCCGTGAATCGTTCACAGGAGACAGATTTATCAAAGGATTAAAAATCTATCCTGATACATCCTACCAACCTGAAATACCGGGTTGGATAGTGGGAGGAGTGTGA
- a CDS encoding MFS transporter: MPSRIVSAGIISPLILPIFSLIVFSIGAMEFMLSPMLRPLAEAFKTTTEQVTWLVSGYALAYACAALVWGWLSDQINRHTLLLVSLLFLAFDGLALTIAPNLAIAIGLRIFGGIASAALIPTTFAFVADIFPPDKQASAMGIVMFGMTAGIVSGPIFAGILTESFHWRVPFWLNATGCFLLFLLSKNLILSKKNLPIQVDVRKEKQTITFQWIRQGNLIFPIIAKGFWNGTAVSAFILSGEILRQHYGLGTKEIGISVSTFGIGLGLGNLSVNTVKRLSISKECGLLLAIVLLFIASILFMLMPFSLFFSLGCLTLWGCSLGFAAPVSTSILADRAKQDKGQILAVSESVNNLAILLFLPVATMLLTQYGLVATTMMLGSSLMIGIGLTLKDLISDSVTNMG, encoded by the coding sequence ATGCCGTCACGTATCGTTTCAGCCGGAATTATTTCACCATTAATTTTACCGATATTTTCACTCATCGTATTTTCTATTGGTGCAATGGAGTTTATGTTATCTCCTATGCTGAGGCCATTGGCTGAAGCATTTAAAACAACAACAGAGCAAGTGACTTGGTTAGTATCAGGTTATGCCCTCGCCTATGCCTGTGCAGCACTCGTTTGGGGATGGCTGTCTGACCAGATAAACCGACATACATTATTGCTGGTGTCTTTGCTATTTCTTGCGTTTGATGGATTAGCACTCACTATAGCGCCAAACTTAGCTATTGCTATTGGATTGCGTATATTTGGTGGCATTGCTTCAGCAGCGTTAATTCCAACAACTTTCGCGTTTGTAGCCGATATTTTTCCACCTGACAAACAAGCTTCAGCAATGGGAATCGTCATGTTTGGTATGACTGCGGGTATTGTCAGTGGCCCCATATTTGCCGGTATTTTAACAGAATCATTTCACTGGCGGGTACCATTTTGGCTGAATGCAACCGGATGTTTTCTACTCTTCTTATTGAGTAAGAATTTAATTTTAAGTAAAAAAAACCTTCCAATTCAGGTTGATGTCAGAAAAGAAAAACAGACGATTACCTTTCAGTGGATACGTCAAGGAAACCTAATTTTTCCTATTATTGCAAAAGGATTTTGGAATGGTACAGCAGTATCTGCTTTTATATTGTCCGGAGAAATTCTGAGACAACATTATGGCTTGGGAACAAAAGAAATTGGTATCTCTGTTTCTACATTCGGCATCGGCCTTGGTCTGGGTAATCTTTCCGTCAATACGGTGAAACGTTTGAGTATCAGCAAGGAATGCGGCCTTTTGTTGGCAATAGTGTTACTTTTCATAGCAAGTATCTTATTTATGTTAATGCCCTTTTCCCTCTTTTTTAGCCTTGGCTGTTTAACATTATGGGGATGCTCACTTGGTTTTGCTGCGCCAGTAAGTACCTCTATTTTGGCAGATCGTGCGAAGCAGGACAAAGGCCAAATATTGGCAGTATCAGAAAGTGTCAATAATTTGGCAATCTTATTGTTTCTTCCTGTTGCTACTATGCTACTGACACAATATGGCTTGGTAGCAACAACAATGATGTTAGGAAGCAGCCTGATGATAGGAATTGGATTAACATTAAAAGACCTCATAAGTGACAGTGTCACAAATATGGGTTAA
- a CDS encoding trypsin-like serine peptidase → MTYHKMLLISLLSATACANALALNNDVAPLMKSTDPGAEKYRSVGKFNGSSHCTATLIAGENAPSKDTPALILTAGHCVDSNVGTNDVIVDQPAPEYWRYTPDYFIDKQADFSPVKVSRILYSTMKYEDVAVLQLDATYGDLAEKGYHPMKLKQNLDMKHQPIVLTHIPVMGASGEKPYLRKSECSITGKSSSLYEGNSPWLWSQVFSVNCAGVVGGTSGSPVFEKDKTDVIGVLNTTTEPGLTGCGVSRPCIVENNQGVPQEGMSYFIPVDNIANAITKDNKLDLSQLQNNSGNIVERSLPWSPWISQSVTDDGEKAKWDILLKEGADVKNIRYKTGLINDVNCADEAEYGASIPADKNPLQELLVPEKDGIYKLCVIHQNKNGKWQNAKDASVMLREIDNTPPTIKPTIRKEDHGTQWTVIVRAAPYELASFNVKYGPKASTNCEDKAGYSFPWRPFIILDKAGAPWRVCAYGEDQAKNVGPINSLDIE, encoded by the coding sequence TTGACTTATCATAAAATGTTATTAATCAGTTTGTTATCAGCTACTGCATGTGCAAATGCTCTGGCCTTGAATAATGATGTTGCCCCATTAATGAAATCAACCGATCCAGGGGCTGAAAAATACAGATCGGTCGGTAAATTTAATGGTTCTTCACATTGTACCGCAACTTTAATTGCTGGTGAAAATGCACCAAGTAAAGATACACCCGCACTGATATTGACGGCCGGACATTGCGTTGATAGCAATGTGGGTACAAATGATGTGATTGTTGATCAACCTGCCCCAGAATATTGGCGATATACGCCAGATTATTTCATTGATAAACAGGCTGATTTTTCGCCAGTGAAAGTCAGTCGTATTTTATATTCGACGATGAAATACGAAGATGTCGCGGTCTTACAATTGGATGCAACTTATGGTGATTTAGCTGAAAAAGGCTACCATCCGATGAAGTTGAAGCAAAACCTTGATATGAAACATCAGCCTATTGTACTAACACATATTCCGGTTATGGGAGCCAGCGGTGAAAAACCCTATCTCAGAAAGTCTGAGTGCAGTATCACTGGAAAATCATCTTCATTATATGAAGGCAATTCGCCATGGCTCTGGTCTCAGGTATTCTCTGTGAATTGTGCGGGTGTTGTCGGCGGAACATCGGGTTCCCCTGTTTTTGAAAAAGATAAAACCGATGTTATTGGTGTCCTCAATACCACAACAGAACCAGGATTGACAGGTTGTGGCGTCAGCAGACCATGTATTGTTGAAAACAATCAGGGAGTTCCACAAGAAGGCATGAGTTATTTCATTCCTGTGGATAATATTGCCAATGCAATAACAAAGGATAACAAGCTAGATTTGTCTCAGCTTCAGAATAATAGCGGTAATATTGTGGAAAGAAGCTTACCGTGGTCACCTTGGATATCTCAGAGTGTTACTGATGACGGTGAAAAAGCAAAATGGGACATCCTTCTCAAGGAAGGTGCTGACGTCAAAAATATCCGCTATAAAACCGGATTAATCAACGACGTAAATTGTGCAGATGAAGCGGAATATGGCGCATCAATTCCTGCTGACAAAAATCCGTTGCAAGAGCTGTTGGTGCCTGAGAAAGATGGGATCTATAAACTGTGTGTGATTCATCAGAACAAAAATGGGAAATGGCAAAATGCAAAAGACGCGTCTGTTATGTTGCGGGAAATTGATAATACGCCTCCAACCATCAAACCCACTATCAGAAAAGAAGATCATGGAACTCAGTGGACTGTCATTGTCCGAGCTGCCCCATATGAACTTGCTAGCTTCAATGTAAAATATGGTCCGAAAGCATCAACAAACTGTGAGGATAAAGCCGGATATTCTTTCCCATGGAGACCATTTATTATACTGGATAAAGCCGGAGCCCCGTGGCGTGTCTGCGCATATGGCGAAGATCAGGCAAAAAATGTCGGTCCGATTAACTCACTTGATATTGAATAA